The Spinacia oleracea cultivar Varoflay chromosome 2, BTI_SOV_V1, whole genome shotgun sequence DNA segment ataaattcaatctaaaatcaaacattgaTCCAATactagagcgccacgtaggaaatctaatggtttcgtccaataaaaaaaagactttaaaattatttttgaattaaaaaatcgaATGCCACGTAGATCAAAAaataggtgccacgtagatatttttattaattaattattaatatttcttatatacaatttcatccaaaattaaacattataataattaaaaaataaatctaaaatgaaattcaatccaaaatatataaaaaaccaatctaatctaatatataaaatatagcagttgatatatatataagagttttattttaacgtaacaatttaatagaaaccgtgcatcgcacgggttaaAATCTAGTATTCAGTAACAATAAACATTATTTCTTATTAAAAAGAAAGCATAAGAAATTAATCTTCTCAAAATAAGTCATCAACCTCTCATCTTCTATGCACTCCTTATAAATAAATCTACTAACAACCATTTTCGTTATATCTTACACAATCAACTCTATAAAAATAATACTTTAGTTCTTACTGGAAGTTTATGCTTTAATATGTGATTAGCCAAGTACATTTcgagaaaaaaaaatgtgattGCGTAAGAAATCGTAAAtcaattgagcataaaatatgTGATTAGCCAAGTACATTGCGAGAAAAAGGTGAAACACACTATTTATATATTAATTTTCTTTACTGTAATACTACAATTTAGATTTTTGGTCATATAATAGGTGTATTACATTGTTTCACTATGTAAATGCTTTTAGCTAGAGATTATATCTAATTTTTCTTTCATATGAACTTTTTGAACAATTTTTCTAGCATACTCCTATTATTTATTACGATTAGATGTCATaacgtaatttttaatttttataatctcgcacgcatagcgtgcatataagactagtattgtATAGATAAGGGTATTACTTTGATTATAAATGTAACCCATACTGACTATATATATGAGAGCGAGACACCCGTATTGACAGTAATaaggaaattgatgaaagaaCATACCATTTAAACAGAGCAATTGAAGCCAGGAGGTGGATTCTTGCCACAACTGAGGAGAAGCTGAAGGGCAACTGGAACATACAAATTAAGGTTAAGAAGTTTAACTTTAAGTGATGTACACAAACAAACTGCTGCGTCTGCGTCAGCCAGTCCTTGCAAGATTGGGCAACATTTGCTCTTTGAATCACCAAGCCCAATGTGGATTAGCCCACCAAGAAGGTCCACACATGCACCCAACTTCAAGATATCAATTGGGCATGAGGGCTGGCCTTTCGGTGGGGTTGTGGTTCCTGGGCTTCCTCCTGGTGGGCACTTTCCACTTGGGCCTGTTGGTGGGCTCACTCCACCTACGGGCAATTTGGGTACGGCCACCGGTGGAAGGGGCAATTTGGGTACGGCCACCGGTGGAAGGGGCAATTTTGGTACGGCGACCGGTGGAAGGGGCAATTTGGGTACGGCGACCGGTGGTAATGATGGCAATTTGGGTACGGCAACAGGTGGAAGGGGCAATTTGGGTACGGCGACAGGTGGAACGGGCAGTTTGGGGACGGTCACCGGTGGTACAGTGGCCGATCCTCCACCGGGGGCCTGTCCGCCTCCGCCTCCACCGCCGCAGGAGCCGCAACCCAAACTGGGAGCGGCCAAGGAAATAAGAAGGATGCATaaaaagagaagagaggaggacttGGAGGAGTCCATAGTGGAAATAGttttagtagtagtagtagtagtataGGGAAGTGTGATGGAATGGTATAGTAACGAAGAAAAGGGTGTGGGTTATATAGAGGGGAAATTATGCAAAATGCATGgcaaaacaacaaaaataatacAAGAACAATGAAACAGCATATTACGTGAAATTTGGGACTAAGGGGGAAAGGCCCCAAGAAGAGTCTGCCAAAATGATACTCCCCCACTGCTAGTTGGCATAATACAACCTTACAAATTCATATTTGCTACAGTTGctttcaaatatatatatatatatatatattttttttttaccttttaCCGTCGTTTTTTTATTGAGAATCTTCACTGTACAACCAAAACTAAATAATTACCATAACAAAGTCATATCATAACCTATTTGATTATTTTCTTACAAAATGTTCAAgcgatcaagaataagtatgaTCGAGCTATTGCGCAAGGGCTACTCCATAGTCCTAGGCCGGGTTGCATCGACCAGGGTTGTTGAGTAGCATGATAGATAGTACTTAGTAAAGGGGTGTAAATTTGCATATACCAATTTTTTGGCTAACGGTAAATTGACAACATTTTCCAAAGTCTCTTGACTCGAGAATCTTCACAGTACAACTGAAACGTACAACTAAGAATTTTTTTTGCCCGTTATATACTCATTGGGTACAAACAATAACATTGATGGTATATATCATATATGCAGAAGTTACAACCGATTGTACATAAAAAGTTATCGTGTGActcttatacggagtaatagacTAATCATGGGCTTGAACCGAACGACTCGTTAGGGAAGAGAAGGGCCTACATGTTATAACTTTAGCATGAAGAATTGGTTGTTACAATATAGCTTAGTTAAATCAGTCAGATTCTAAAGCTTAAAATTGTAGAAATGTGGTACATCCTTGTTCAAATATGGAATAGTCGGTTCAGAGATTTGGACAAAAGCATACTATTCTGTGTTTCTTCTGGAGCCGAAAGGACTGTCCATGGTATGAAGTATCAACGAATTTGCAACAAGTTAGTTGCTTCAGGTTTTCACTTGGGTACTGCTCTACCTTATAGCTGATTTCTTTCTTGATCAGGTATTTTCAGTCACCTTTGCAGGTCAAACTCATTGGAAGTTAATTTTCATCTTTAAAAATACCCTAGTGGGGTTTAATTAAGCTAATAACCTTGAAGTTATGAGGCCAAACATTTATCACCGGTTCAAAGTTcaattccaaacacaattttataatccaagtacaatctataactaaaataagttataatctatatattatactaaaagagaagaaatcaatgtggtgatgacgtttgtcactcattgattgacctctcttttgatataaataatttaatttaaaaaaacaattaacCAACAAATAATACAAAGTCCACTAATATCACGTAAACTATGTTCCAATATCCAAAAAAATATCACCATATATAGCGCATAAACTAGCCCATAATTTTCTTAACTAATTTAAGAAAAAACCATGTTAGAATTTTTAGGTAAATCTACAGCCCATAAAATCGCTTGTCagcttttttttaggaaaacaaGTTTAGCATTAATCTCACATATTAATATCACGTAATTTGTGTAAaacttccaaaaaaaaaaatacactaaACGATTCATATATTATGCTACGAAGTAAATATTATCTtatcctttcaaaaaaaaaagtaaatattATCTTATTGAGGAAGAATTATATGCTAAAGATAAATTAGTCTAAGCACAAATTCTTAGTTATaaggggtgtacaataaatattgtacatcggagtaaaagttaactcaaaatacttaaaagttaagcttatatatgtaaaagttatttatttttttgtgataaattttttcattttagtaaaacttatttcttcaaaatcactaattaataatatataacattaatcatttaactctttaaaatatttatcaatCAACTTTTttgtactaatataaaagttaatcaaaacttggttaaagttacaaaaaactaggtaaaattatattggtgtacaataaatttattgtacaccttatgcgcgcaagaccttttgttagtctaaatttattttgtcttattGAGGAAGAATTAGAAGATAATATTGATTGCCATTATAAAACTTAAAGATTATTTTGATAATAAATATCCTAAAGTATTACGTACGTAGTATAATCGCAAACTAACAAGCATTCGATTCTTACAGAaccatatatatattatgctaaaTATTCTCTACTAAACCTAAAAAGCTGATTCtatgttatttaattaaaaaatatccaCGTCCTTATATTATTTTGACTTAGCTAAAAATATTATATCAAATATATAGACATATATTTATGCACGTAATCAGATGCTTAAGTAATTATTGCACGAATGTTTCGATTATCTACGCtattatataataaattatggCAAATTAACTTGCTAAGATGAAAATGTTAATATATGTTACTCcccccgtcccttaatactcgcctcACTTTTCATATAtagccgtcccttaatactggCCCCGTTTTTATAAATGGGATagttttactaatattatatcatttaTCTAAGGGCTTTGTTAAGTCCAATTGTCCAAGTGATCTTAATATAATATTGCAATAAACTAAAATTCTATTCCCTaatccatatatatatatatatatatatatatatatatatatatatatatatatatatatatatatatatatatattacgaTACTATATCTGAAGTGTATTATAGTCTTAAAATTATTAGTCTAAATTTTAAAAAGTGCATTACGCGCACGAGTCTTATATTTCTTCAGTTCCATAAATGTTTATAAATATTTTGACCAAAATGAGTAGTTTAAATATTAGGTAAACCTTAGCTTGTGGGATCTTATTTAATCCATATCAATGCAAATTtttcaaatatcaaatttttataatttttactaatacgtAATTGAGGATAATAATACTCACAGTAGTACATAGGCAAACCCATGTAATATAATGAAAAATTGGAAACTTTATTGAATGAGGGAGTACTAGACAAAAGTAGTTTTTCAAAAGATATTTCTAAAAAAACAATAATCATttctttaaaattatttaatagAGAAGTGACAGTGTAACTCGAAAAAAAATAGATGATGAAGCtggagagaaaagaaaatgaaactgGGAGATGACGAAGATAAAACTGAGAAATTATAATGGATATTTAACGTCATTGGCATGCTGGGAATTTTTAAAATCTCAGGGTTCATTATATgatgaattattgaaaataagAGAGTATTTGGTAAATATTTGTAAACCTAAAGGATATATGGTGAAAAAACCGTCGTTTAAAAGAATATATTGGGATTGGAAAATAGAAATCTTTATTGAGATGTGATCAATATTtactaaaatcaataaatatattttatttttgctttaggatggaaaaaaaaattgaatatttgaatcTTAAGTTCAAAATTAACTATAGAGTATAACTTAATTTTTTgtaagtgtcaatttttattatgttttttgaAAAAGATTGACTCCTCTTCGTGGGTTATTAAGAAGAGTAGGGAACCCATTGAAATATGGGACAAAAAGCTCTactaatgaaaaaaaaaaaaaaaaaacttaattaaaGTCATATGCTTAGAAATAAGGAAACAATTtacttttaccacctaaaaaattgataaattatgttttaccacctaaaaaattagaattgtattttaccacctaaatgtaattttttttttttaccacctcttaATCAGAAAGATGGACGAAAATGTTATACGGGTCCATTTCAACGACTATATTTCtgatttctttctcttcttccgTGATTTTCATGTATACAATAATAAGCTACCATTTTTTCTTGCTTCCCATTAAATCACATAATTTGGTAATATATCTCAAATTGATAGAGGCATGCTTCCTTTCCTATTTGCGAACAGGAATCAAGGTAATTTAAGGTATGATTTTATGTTTGATATGCGTCAAAAAGGAGTCTCAGATAATATTTTCGTCCATCTTTCAGTtaagaggtggtaaaaaaattatttcattttGTGGTGGTAGAAAAAAGTTGTCAatctttttaggtggtaaaagtaaatttaccataaaaataaacaaagaaattaaGGTTACCATCACCAACAAAAATGTAGATGGCACCCGCTAGACAAAGAGAAAAAATTAGGGGTTTTAGGGGGAGAGGATTGAGGTGATGGTTGATTTTGAAAGTCCGTATTTAATTTGGAGGCCATTAATCGTACACCCTCCGTCCTAAATTAGTTTTAACACTTATCAGGACACGTAGTTATAGAAGATAAGTTGTTGTTTAGTtatcaaatattattttattggaaTAATACATGTGAAAAGAGATGGTGATCgagtattattttattgaaaagtaGCTGTGATAGAAAATAATGAAGTACTTTTTAATTAAATGTGCGAGAGTGTGAGACCCAAACTTTTTGGCAGTGGAAAGAAACATGTATTAAAATAATTGTGGGGTATTTCCCAAAATAGAATTGTAAAACCTAATGTGGGACGGATCAAAGTAGAAAGTGTAAAAACTAATATAGGAAAGAGAGAGTATTTGTTAATGTTAAGATATCCACTATTACTCACTAAATTAGATGTAGTTTAAATCGTGTAAAATTAATGTAAAACCCAATGTGGGACGGATCAAAGTAGAAAGTGTAAAAACTAATCCAGGGCAGAGAGAATATTTGCTAATGTTAAGATATCCAATATTACTCACTAAACTAGATGTACTTTAAATCGTGTAAAATTAAAGTTAAAACTTATAAatcgtgcattgcacgggtgCTATACTAGTTTATCACTAAAATCCAAATACGGGTTACTCAATTACGGagtataatctaatatatatatataaaggggagttgtTTGGAGAGATTTTAGAGCGTCCACATAGGATTGTCCAGTCacataattaaatattaattttatttttaaatgataaataatgagATAAAATTGAATATAATAGTAGTCAAATACTGATAAAAGATAATAAGGAATAATATTATCAGTAAAAGTATAGGATAATTATTATCCTAATCAATAATACGTTTTTAAGATAAACTTTATAGGTATTTTAGTTTACACCAAAAACTCATTGCTATAATTCCCTATATAAACAAAGCATAGTCACTTCTCAtccatcaccaaaaaaaaaagtttgaagCATTCTCAATTGTTTAATTAAGTTCTAAACAAAAATATTAACTATGGGTAAGGGTGGAAATTCTGATGTTCCTGCTTCCGAAAACATGGCCGCATGGCTTCTTGGGGTTAATAACCTCAAAATCCAACCTTACACTCTTCCCGCACTTGATAACGAAGGCCTATTTATGACGGGCTCAAATCCCGTGACAGGATATCGTATGTTGTTATTTTAATACTTTTACCccataaaaaaataacaaatcatGTATTGatccgtgcattgcacgggcttAATTCtagtttataactaaaataagtcaTCATATGCTCAGATAAGTGAATCAAACGCACCTTAAACCACGTCAAATTGAGTGAGCGCGATATTTAGATGCCAACGTAAACACTTCCCTACATAACAACAATATATCTGCCTTAACTCCTTTAAGGATACCAAATAAGACCAAATAAGTGAAAACACGGTGAAAATGAGCGCACTATTATTAGATGCAACTTATACACTTCCATACATAACAATAGTAAAAagtttttgtgtaagaccgcctcacaggaaagaccgccttgttggCAGTTTTGTTGGCAGCTATGTGACGCACGTGCTGACTAATAGGTTCcatagcttaactaattgatttcagcgcttaactaattgattccattgcttaactaattgatttcattgcttacctaattgaatttcaagcttaaataattggttccattgagtaactaattggttacattgctcAACTAATTGATTCCGTAGTTTAACGAATTGATtctaatgcttaactaattgatttcattgcttaactaattggttccaatgCTTACGTAATTGAATgtcaagcttaactaattgaatttcaagcttaactaattgacgTCAGTGCTTAATTGGCGGTCTTTGCTGTTAGATCGTCTTTCCTAAAAATTTGTATAATATCTACCTTACCCCGATATAATGTAAAagtgttttatttttaaataataatttttttttctttttaataaaaaattcattacattacattatactaaaatagaCACCAAGAATGATAAAATTCACTTCCTGGTGTAAAATCTTCCCCTCAAAAATCTCTTTCCTAAAAGAATATATCTACTttctttattatattattttctctcatttttatAAATGTTTgtgtatggaaaaaaaaaaagattataGAATATGATAGTATTAGATGAtttctattacattatactaaaacagacaccaaaaatgacacatgtcacttcctggtgtaaaattttcccgccaaaaatccCTTTCCTAAAACAACATATctaatttattatattattttctctcctttttatAAATGTTTATGTACGGAAGAAAAATAAGATTATAGAATACGCTAGTATTAGACGatttttgtactccctccgtatttatttaagagatacacttggccggacacgtgtattaagaaaaataattgaatgaattaaaataataaagcaagtggggttgggtagatattttaataagtaaacaagtggggaccatgtcatttttgGGGTGGGATGTGGGGTGGGTGAATTAGATATATTATTAaattagatggtggagttgataaattactaaatatagcaagtgtatctcttaaataaatacggccggaaaaggcaagtgtatctcttaaataaatacggagggagtaatattttattcaaatcGGCATATCTAttatagaaaatatatttactcggtattttggtcaaattaacatattaagcataacgaatattttgtcaaattatcattcaacatataaaatatataatacataATAGGGCGAAAATTTTatattagatgattaaatgagtatgttcaatattttttttattgattacgCATCAGTTTTAagcgataaataatatattttacaaAAATGATGGTCAAAAAATATCCGTGTATGCACAGGTCCTAATCTAG contains these protein-coding regions:
- the LOC110802612 gene encoding 36.4 kDa proline-rich protein; this encodes MDSSKSSSLLFLCILLISLAAPSLGCGSCGGGGGGGQAPGGGSATVPPVTVPKLPVPPVAVPKLPLPPVAVPKLPSLPPVAVPKLPLPPVAVPKLPLPPVAVPKLPLPPVAVPKLPVGGVSPPTGPSGKCPPGGSPGTTTPPKGQPSCPIDILKLGACVDLLGGLIHIGLGDSKSKCCPILQGLADADAAVCLCTSLKVKLLNLNLYVPVALQLLLSCGKNPPPGFNCSV